In Caulobacter segnis ATCC 21756, the sequence TATCGTCGCCCCCAGCACGCCGATCGACCAGCCGGTCGGCTTTGTCTTCCACCAGTGCCGCCTCACCAAGGAGGCGGGAACCAAGCCGGCTTCGGTCTATCTGGGGCGCCCCTGGCGGCCTTCGAGCCAGTTTTCCGACGGCCGTTACGGCGATCCGAAGTATGTCGGCATGTCCGCCTTCATCGACTGCTGGCTGGACGACCACATCGCTCCGGAGGGGTGGACCCAGATGTGGTACACCGGCAAGGACGGCGATCCGCGCACCATGCTGCAGCCCGAGGACGCGCGGTTCTCACAGTTTCGCCTTTCAGGGCCGGGGAGCGCCGGCTCCTTTAAGCGTGGCCGTTGGTTGTCCGCGTCCGAGGCGGCTACTCTGGTCTCCTCCGCCCTTCGGTAGGCGCCGCTAGGGCTCTTTCAGTCCGAGGGGGTCAACACCATCCCGTGCGCGCTGTCGCGCAACGACAGGCCGTGGGTCGCCGCCACCAGCTGCGCCGTCTCGCGCGGGGCCGTCGAGCGGAAGCGTCCGGTCAGGCGAAGCTCGGCCAGCGCCGGCTCGCCGAGCCTTAGGGGGCGCCGGGCGTTGGCGCGATTGAGCTCGATAACAAGGTCGCCAAGACGACCATTGTTCAGCTCGATCCAGCCGCTACGCCAGTCGTCGGCGGCGGTGGGATCAAAGCGGAGCCGCCCTTCGATTCCGCGCGCGGAAACGCGCACGCTCTCGCCGGCGGCGACGACCGCCGACCGGTCGGGGTCCGCGGCCGAGACGACTCGCACCTTGCCCTCGCGCACCGTGACCTCGGTCGCGTCGGCCAGTCGATTGACGTTGAAGGCGGTGCCCAGCGCCGTGACCGAGGCGTCGCGCGCATGCACCGTGAAAGGGCGAGACGGATCGTGGGCGACCTTGAAGAAGGCCTCGCCGCGATCCAGGCGCACATCCCGCGCGCGTCGCGCCAAGGCCACGCGCGCTTCGGTGTCGCCGTTCAGGGTCACGCTGGAGCCGTCAGCCAGAACCTGAATCTGCTGACGGCCCTGAGGGGTCTCGAGCCTAAGGGCGTATCGCGGCCAGACGGCGACAACGGCCACGGCGGTAGCCGCCGCGCCGGCCACCAACCATATCGCCGCGCTTGGTCTGCGTGGCTTCTCCTTGATCTGGACGCCTGCGCGGGCGCTGGTCATGGCCTGACGCAAGGAGGCCGAGGCGATCAGGTCGCGGTGCGCGGTCAGCAAGGCCTCGCGACGTGGCTCGCCAGCCAGCCAGGCGTTCAGCGTGGAGGCGTCGTGCTCGGGTAGTGGGGCGGCCGCCAGGCGGTCGGCCCAAAGCGCCGCCAAGTGATCGTCTGTCATCTCGATAGGGGTTCGGCGCATGCGGGCTATCCTTCGCCCCGCGCTGAAAATCCATCCTGGTGGACCTTGCGCAGGGTCGCCGACGCGCGGCTGTAGTGCTTCTGGACGGCCTCGGGCGTCAGGCGCAAATCCTGGGCGATGCGATCGTAGCCCTGGCCCTCCAGGCGTCGCCGCAGATAGACCTCCCGCCGAAGTCTCGGCATGGCCGCGATGGCGCGAGAGAACGCCTCGGCCAGCTCCCGGCCCTCCAGAAGGGCGCCCGGACCAGGCTGTTCGCAGGGCTCGCCTTCATCCAGCGCCTCGAAGCTGGGCCCCTGGCGTCGGTCGCGCATCAGGTTGTCCAGCACGCGAAACGCATAGGCCAGCGGATTGAGCAGGGGCGCCCGGCGCGCCCGCTGCAGCAGCCGCAGCACCATTTCCTGGAAGAGGTCCTCGGCTTCATGGCCGTCCGCGCCGCGACGGCGGGCATACGCCTTCAGCCGGGTCTCATGCGCGCGCACCGTCTCGAAGACCGGTGCGGGTTCATTTTGCGCCATTCCTGGATTCCAGGCCTCGCCGCGCCCCGAAGGCGGGCTCGATCAGCGGCGGCGTTAGCTCAACTGTGCTGCAGTTTTGTGAAACCGAAGATAGAGATCGCAAATCATGATCCCGTTATGGGGACGAGGCCTAGGTGAAATTGTCAGCATAGAGAAAATATATCGACGCCCTATCGATCGGGTATGTCACAGGCGGAAAAATAAAAGTTTTGCGACGCCTGTCTGATCTCGCCATTGGCGCTGTCTACCCCGTTCGAGACCCGAGAAAAGGGCTCAAGGTTTTGGGGGCGTTCGATGAGCTACAAGTCTCGACTTCTCGCCGCGGTGGCGGCGTTTTCGGTGATGGCGGGGGCTGGCGTGGCCTTGGCGCAGCCCGAGCCCGCCGCGCCGCTCGCGGCGGAAGCTCGTTTTGACATCCCCGCGCAGGATCTCAGCGCCGCGCTGATGGCCTTCTCGCGTATTTCCGGCGTGGCTGTTTCGGCCGATCCGGCTCTGACCCGCGGTCGCCAGTCGGTGGCGGTCGATGGGCGTATGCGCGCTGAAGCGGCGCTGAAGCAGATGCTTTCGGCCACGCCTCTGACAGCTGAAGTGATCAACGGGGCCGTCGTGCTGCGTGAGCGCCCTTTGGCCGTCGCCGATGAGGTCGATGCGCTGATCGTCGTCGGCTATGCGGCTGGCCTGCGCAAGTCGCTCGACGCCAAGCGCGACGCGGACATGATCACCGACGTCGTCAGCGCCAACGACATGGGCAAGCTGCCCTCGTCCAACCTCACCGAGGCGGTTTCGCGCCTGCCCGGCGTGTCGGCGGTGCGCAATCACACGACCGGCGAGGGCGACCGCATCTCGATCCGGGGTCTGGCC encodes:
- a CDS encoding FecR family protein; this translates as MRRTPIEMTDDHLAALWADRLAAAPLPEHDASTLNAWLAGEPRREALLTAHRDLIASASLRQAMTSARAGVQIKEKPRRPSAAIWLVAGAAATAVAVVAVWPRYALRLETPQGRQQIQVLADGSSVTLNGDTEARVALARRARDVRLDRGEAFFKVAHDPSRPFTVHARDASVTALGTAFNVNRLADATEVTVREGKVRVVSAADPDRSAVVAAGESVRVSARGIEGRLRFDPTAADDWRSGWIELNNGRLGDLVIELNRANARRPLRLGEPALAELRLTGRFRSTAPRETAQLVAATHGLSLRDSAHGMVLTPSD
- a CDS encoding RNA polymerase sigma factor translates to MAQNEPAPVFETVRAHETRLKAYARRRGADGHEAEDLFQEMVLRLLQRARRAPLLNPLAYAFRVLDNLMRDRRQGPSFEALDEGEPCEQPGPGALLEGRELAEAFSRAIAAMPRLRREVYLRRRLEGQGYDRIAQDLRLTPEAVQKHYSRASATLRKVHQDGFSARGEG